One window of Akkermansia biwaensis genomic DNA carries:
- a CDS encoding DEAD/DEAH box helicase family protein — protein MNFYTDDISNGYNWKGLERVIARLMEHLGWNDTTVIGGAGDKGCDILATRPEGHQIRSWVVQAKAVSGDRYIGPQALKEAIDALSFYDANIAAVATNGEFTKTARQRQKQLEKNGYTLKLWNGAFIQALINQMPVDHASRRGLRRYQDKIVQKVLAAFERGDKRAFYIVATGLGKTVIAATIARELWEKGCRRILVLCHATDLALQLEQGFWSQIKKEVPTSVFFDGLPPRDTEGISFGLYQSLYGYLPGIEPDQFDVVIVDEAHHALAHGFRTCLEHLKPKFLIGMTATPWRGDGQSLTTVFGEALEKVSLVDGMAMGYLSKVDYRILCDNVDWDNMERISKQNLSIRDLNKRLFLPQRDEAVISEIRKVVKDIPNPKIAIFSPSIEHSNRFADMLSAAGIPCAALSRIDKAERRRRLLAFAAGTYQAVSAVDVMNEGIDIPDVNILLFLRATHSRRIFVQQLGRGLRLSDGKEKVIVLDFVSDIRRMADIIEMNREGKVKGAENEVIYLQEGFVSFSDARMESFVNMWLEDIADLGGSDDETNLKFPEGF, from the coding sequence ATGAATTTTTACACGGATGACATATCTAACGGGTATAACTGGAAAGGCCTTGAACGGGTAATTGCCCGATTAATGGAACATTTGGGTTGGAATGACACCACTGTTATCGGTGGAGCAGGCGACAAAGGGTGTGACATCCTCGCCACACGACCAGAAGGTCACCAGATTAGGTCTTGGGTTGTTCAGGCTAAGGCTGTTTCTGGCGACCGCTATATAGGACCTCAAGCTTTGAAAGAGGCTATTGACGCTTTGTCATTCTATGACGCTAACATTGCCGCTGTTGCCACTAACGGGGAGTTTACCAAAACCGCTCGTCAACGTCAGAAGCAGCTTGAGAAGAACGGATACACCCTAAAACTTTGGAATGGCGCGTTTATCCAAGCCCTTATAAACCAGATGCCCGTCGACCATGCTAGTCGGCGAGGATTGAGGCGGTACCAAGACAAGATTGTCCAAAAGGTACTTGCGGCATTTGAAAGAGGAGACAAGCGAGCGTTTTACATTGTCGCCACGGGACTTGGCAAAACGGTTATCGCCGCGACTATTGCCCGTGAACTTTGGGAAAAGGGATGTCGGCGCATTCTCGTACTGTGCCATGCCACTGACTTGGCTCTTCAGTTGGAACAGGGCTTTTGGTCACAAATAAAAAAGGAGGTGCCAACTTCGGTATTCTTCGATGGTTTGCCGCCACGCGACACGGAAGGTATCTCCTTTGGGCTTTATCAAAGCCTGTATGGTTATCTTCCGGGAATTGAGCCAGACCAGTTTGATGTCGTGATAGTTGACGAAGCGCATCACGCACTCGCGCACGGTTTCAGAACTTGCCTGGAACATCTAAAACCAAAGTTCTTGATCGGCATGACAGCTACTCCTTGGCGCGGTGACGGGCAAAGCCTTACAACTGTTTTCGGAGAGGCTTTGGAAAAGGTATCGCTTGTTGATGGTATGGCGATGGGTTATCTCTCCAAAGTGGATTACCGAATTTTGTGCGACAACGTAGACTGGGATAATATGGAGCGGATAAGTAAACAGAATCTCTCAATCCGCGATCTGAATAAACGTCTATTTCTGCCTCAACGTGACGAGGCCGTCATTTCGGAGATTAGGAAAGTTGTCAAGGATATTCCTAATCCAAAGATAGCTATATTCTCGCCTTCCATTGAACATAGTAATCGTTTCGCTGATATGCTTTCAGCGGCGGGAATTCCCTGTGCCGCTCTGTCGAGGATTGATAAAGCGGAACGGAGGCGGAGGCTTTTGGCGTTCGCAGCGGGAACTTATCAAGCGGTTAGCGCGGTAGATGTCATGAACGAGGGGATCGACATACCCGACGTCAATATCCTCTTATTCTTGCGGGCTACGCACTCACGTCGGATATTCGTTCAGCAGCTTGGGCGAGGGTTACGCTTGTCGGACGGCAAAGAGAAAGTCATCGTATTGGACTTTGTATCGGATATTCGTCGTATGGCCGATATCATTGAAATGAACAGAGAGGGAAAAGTCAAAGGAGCCGAAAATGAGGTCATTTACCTTCAGGAAGGATTTGTATCTTTCTCTGACGCGAGAATGGAGAGTTTCGTAAACATGTGGCTTGAAGATATAGCGGATTTGGGTGGCTCTGACGACGAGACTAATCTGAAATTTCCAGAGGGATTTTGA
- a CDS encoding very short patch repair endonuclease encodes MSRTLEMTHKIMSAVKSKNTRPELALRHALWARGLRYRVNVKSLKGKPDVVFTRAKIVVFCDGDFWHGHNWAIRGLSSLEEELDKYTQFWRDKILGNIQRDKEQTVHLENEGWNVIRIWESDIKKDVAKCADIIEEAYQKAISK; translated from the coding sequence ATGTCTAGGACTTTAGAAATGACCCATAAGATTATGTCTGCGGTGAAGTCCAAAAATACGAGACCAGAACTCGCGCTTCGCCACGCTCTTTGGGCACGCGGTTTGCGTTATCGAGTAAACGTAAAATCTCTCAAAGGCAAACCGGATGTGGTTTTTACGAGGGCGAAAATTGTGGTTTTTTGTGACGGTGACTTCTGGCACGGACATAACTGGGCAATCCGAGGCTTATCGTCGTTAGAGGAAGAACTGGATAAATATACGCAGTTTTGGCGGGATAAAATTCTCGGTAATATCCAACGAGATAAGGAGCAGACCGTTCATTTGGAAAATGAGGGGTGGAACGTGATAAGAATTTGGGAGAGCGATATAAAAAAAGACGTCGCAAAGTGTGCGGATATTATTGAAGAGGCGTATCAAAAGGCCATATCAAAGTAA
- a CDS encoding RecB family exonuclease, whose amino-acid sequence MIAPVTCPIRSSSLPPAIALVKKFPSEASPTSAIRPDYLSPSSAKSYLSCSLRFFFEKVAQIRKPTTVALHVGKAIHATLQSFNIARWRGEDSSETAMEEAFSAHFLELEKAEGPVDYADEETRQKVRSCAWNTVKAYMASNEVVSQMPLGVEVGLSAIIPGLPVPVRGVIDLVQHDLTAVDYKSAAAKPDAGHAAFDHELQLVTYQMMIEEATGDTPPSLDLIYLVKTKTPQVIRVKTPPANEQRKQRITDLYRIAYEGITTERFHPQPGMQCSWCQYMKECSGWYRQ is encoded by the coding sequence ATGATCGCTCCCGTAACCTGTCCCATACGTTCATCCTCCCTGCCCCCAGCTATCGCATTGGTGAAGAAGTTTCCTTCGGAAGCTTCTCCTACTTCTGCCATACGCCCGGACTACCTGTCTCCCTCCTCGGCCAAATCGTACCTGTCGTGTTCCCTTCGTTTCTTCTTCGAGAAAGTGGCACAAATACGGAAGCCGACGACGGTCGCTCTACATGTCGGCAAGGCCATCCACGCCACACTCCAGTCCTTCAACATCGCCCGGTGGCGGGGAGAGGACAGCAGTGAGACGGCCATGGAAGAAGCCTTCTCCGCCCACTTTCTGGAGCTGGAGAAGGCGGAAGGCCCTGTGGACTACGCCGACGAAGAAACGAGACAAAAAGTCCGTTCCTGCGCTTGGAACACGGTCAAGGCCTACATGGCCTCCAACGAGGTTGTTTCACAGATGCCCCTGGGAGTGGAAGTAGGACTGTCGGCTATCATCCCCGGCCTGCCGGTTCCCGTGCGAGGCGTCATCGACCTCGTCCAGCACGACCTGACGGCAGTAGATTACAAATCCGCTGCCGCCAAACCGGACGCCGGGCATGCCGCCTTCGATCACGAACTTCAGCTGGTCACCTACCAGATGATGATCGAAGAAGCCACGGGAGACACGCCTCCGTCACTGGATCTGATCTACCTGGTCAAGACAAAGACTCCCCAGGTGATCCGCGTCAAGACCCCACCAGCCAACGAACAGCGCAAGCAGCGCATCACCGACCTGTACAGGATTGCCTACGAAGGCATCACTACCGAACGTTTCCATCCACAGCCCGGGATGCAATGCTCGTGGTGTCAGTACATGAAGGAATGCTCCGGATGGTACAGGCAGTAA
- a CDS encoding GYF domain-containing protein, translating into MNDYHITRPNGTQEGPFSEEELKKLYQDRKLPPNSLVWTPSWATWKACEDAFSWYVAPPSPPTTATLPPLPVALNNGQERKTSPFLQDAWLHMAIGAGLIVVFVICINLWPQVRFWRFLILIGAILIFKGFGSFRKHSRAKGGETQAAPVRSVHAHGRHKSSIIAGLLAIFLWPVGAHKFYNGSWGWGIIYIVIIVAAFINPNPALGILWISEFILALIQGIWWLANPVAYHRKHNETIPAPMKW; encoded by the coding sequence ATGAACGATTATCATATAACACGCCCCAATGGTACTCAGGAAGGACCGTTCTCGGAAGAAGAACTGAAGAAGCTATATCAGGATAGAAAGCTTCCGCCGAATTCCCTGGTATGGACTCCCAGTTGGGCAACATGGAAAGCTTGTGAAGATGCGTTCTCCTGGTATGTAGCTCCACCGTCTCCACCAACAACTGCAACACTACCACCATTGCCCGTTGCACTGAACAATGGCCAGGAAAGGAAAACCTCTCCCTTCCTTCAGGATGCATGGTTACATATGGCAATAGGAGCCGGTTTAATTGTGGTTTTTGTGATCTGCATCAATTTATGGCCTCAAGTGAGATTCTGGCGCTTTCTGATATTAATAGGTGCTATTCTTATATTCAAAGGCTTTGGATCGTTCCGGAAGCATTCCAGAGCGAAAGGAGGAGAAACACAGGCTGCACCCGTTCGGTCCGTCCATGCTCATGGGCGACATAAAAGCAGTATCATTGCAGGTTTGCTGGCTATTTTTCTGTGGCCCGTTGGAGCTCATAAATTCTACAATGGAAGCTGGGGATGGGGGATCATATATATTGTGATCATTGTTGCTGCATTCATTAATCCTAATCCGGCGCTTGGGATTTTATGGATTTCCGAATTCATCCTTGCTCTCATTCAAGGCATATGGTGGCTGGCAAACCCGGTCGCTTATCATAGAAAGCACAATGAAACCATACCAGCCCCGATGAAGTGGTAA
- a CDS encoding DUF4339 domain-containing protein, which produces MNDYHITRPDGTQEGPFSEEELKELYRNRKLPQDSLVWTPGWDTWKICQDTFSWYAVPPPLPISIAPPPIPADYIAVINENLMEQSNTGGVVSGIWEGVCINTTYGGSAPIEISIQQNDNIITGYISIKGNELGGSGEISGMTNGNSITFTSPGDNDTMTGIQWEGVITGEEINGTYLVNPSLHGISIGMEQQYGVFNAKRQ; this is translated from the coding sequence ATGAACGATTATCATATAACACGCCCCGATGGTACGCAGGAAGGACCGTTCTCGGAGGAAGAATTAAAAGAACTCTACCGGAACAGGAAGCTTCCGCAAGACTCTCTGGTATGGACTCCCGGCTGGGATACATGGAAAATTTGTCAAGATACGTTCTCCTGGTATGCAGTACCTCCTCCCTTGCCAATATCGATAGCACCACCACCAATACCAGCTGATTACATAGCCGTTATTAATGAAAATCTTATGGAGCAGTCCAATACTGGGGGTGTAGTTTCGGGTATATGGGAAGGAGTATGTATAAATACAACATATGGGGGCAGTGCTCCAATAGAAATAAGTATACAACAAAATGATAATATAATTACCGGTTATATTTCGATTAAAGGTAATGAATTGGGAGGTAGTGGTGAAATAAGTGGCATGACCAATGGGAATTCTATTACATTCACCTCTCCCGGCGATAACGACACCATGACAGGTATCCAATGGGAAGGAGTTATTACCGGGGAAGAAATAAATGGAACCTATTTGGTAAATCCATCCTTGCATGGAATCTCTATTGGGATGGAACAGCAATACGGAGTCTTCAATGCAAAAAGACAATAG
- a CDS encoding GYF domain-containing protein, producing MISYYLARPGSTQEGPFSEDELKGFYHQRTLPPGSYVWTEGWDQWRPCEDAFEWFISSAKLPPLPPHPGSEGTASHSNTSSAHAEQHEKSFSPDEMKASTAKEYRSLSDWMQNHEILNQIHRWGLRALQVKGQTYGINHYTVCVIGLMLVIIILSVGAKKPAVPQYESNAWIQNSMGGGDNSDYQLQQMIRAANNFYENNAMEICKKCGGSGVVTPGSGRALWNRTESNQYRMPCPQCGGAGEVPRSRNSGRFNDGTYQGSGW from the coding sequence ATGATTTCCTATTACCTTGCTCGACCGGGCAGCACACAGGAAGGACCTTTTTCCGAAGACGAGCTAAAAGGGTTCTATCATCAGCGGACTCTTCCCCCCGGGTCTTACGTCTGGACAGAAGGATGGGATCAATGGCGTCCCTGTGAAGACGCCTTTGAATGGTTTATTTCCAGCGCCAAGCTGCCGCCTCTTCCTCCACATCCCGGTTCAGAAGGTACGGCATCCCATTCGAACACATCGTCTGCTCATGCGGAACAACATGAGAAATCCTTTTCTCCAGATGAAATGAAGGCATCGACGGCAAAGGAATACAGGTCCTTGTCAGATTGGATGCAGAACCATGAAATTCTGAATCAGATCCATCGATGGGGATTGCGGGCATTACAGGTAAAAGGGCAAACGTACGGAATAAACCATTATACTGTCTGTGTTATTGGACTGATGCTGGTGATCATCATCCTTTCGGTTGGTGCGAAGAAGCCCGCTGTTCCCCAGTATGAATCAAATGCGTGGATACAGAACAGTATGGGTGGGGGCGACAATTCGGACTATCAGTTGCAACAAATGATTCGTGCGGCCAATAACTTTTACGAAAACAATGCCATGGAGATCTGCAAAAAATGCGGAGGAAGCGGAGTTGTAACGCCGGGCAGCGGAAGGGCTCTCTGGAATCGAACGGAATCAAATCAATACCGCATGCCTTGCCCGCAATGTGGCGGAGCTGGTGAAGTACCACGATCCCGGAATTCGGGACGTTTCAATGACGGCACTTATCAGGGAAGCGGCTGGTAA
- a CDS encoding ankyrin repeat domain-containing protein — MAALLCLCSTYNASSQIYSGGGDIRVNEGWGDTLGPHYTIDELSRFMYLAVSKGQDKEVLRLIQEGADINARDQGGRTFLIWASMGGHDRIARILIDAGADVHAKDAKGTTALMLAATWGYDTIVQMLILAGADVNATSSGHEITSLLAASAKGHAEIVKMLIHAGADINVKGFEETTPLMIASANDHEQVVRILIDAGAHLEAQNEFGKTALKLALDKDHDNIVKILKRAGARGDWLWISLLYSIILGVVMFVVIAVFSAVGKNGGYKRLILWSAGIAVADMCCNLTFGGWIPYFIHEFRFWGILDRSLNFPWGVWYSFLMISLGILVEIRTACDFKWSWGRSYVTLFSILALTLFTSYHAGKILPGGN, encoded by the coding sequence ATGGCAGCCTTGTTGTGTCTCTGCAGTACCTACAATGCTTCCTCACAGATATACAGCGGAGGCGGGGATATAAGAGTTAATGAAGGATGGGGAGACACTTTGGGCCCTCACTACACGATCGATGAATTGTCCAGGTTCATGTATCTTGCTGTATCGAAAGGCCAGGACAAAGAGGTTCTAAGACTGATACAGGAAGGCGCTGATATTAACGCCAGAGACCAGGGAGGCAGAACATTCCTTATATGGGCTTCGATGGGAGGACATGATAGAATTGCCAGGATACTGATTGATGCCGGGGCAGATGTTCATGCGAAAGATGCAAAAGGTACAACAGCTCTCATGCTGGCCGCCACATGGGGATATGATACCATCGTTCAGATGTTGATTCTGGCAGGGGCAGATGTTAACGCAACAAGTAGCGGACATGAAATCACTTCTCTTCTGGCAGCTTCGGCCAAAGGTCATGCTGAAATTGTAAAGATGCTTATTCATGCAGGAGCCGACATTAATGTCAAAGGATTCGAAGAAACAACTCCCCTGATGATAGCTTCGGCCAACGACCATGAACAAGTAGTCCGAATACTGATTGATGCGGGAGCTCATCTAGAAGCACAAAATGAATTTGGCAAGACTGCCCTCAAATTGGCTTTGGATAAAGATCACGATAATATCGTGAAGATATTGAAAAGAGCAGGCGCCAGAGGAGACTGGCTATGGATAAGCCTTTTGTACAGCATAATTCTGGGAGTGGTAATGTTTGTAGTTATTGCCGTGTTTTCAGCTGTCGGGAAAAATGGTGGATACAAAAGACTTATTCTATGGAGTGCCGGGATAGCAGTAGCTGACATGTGCTGCAATTTAACATTTGGTGGCTGGATACCGTATTTTATCCATGAATTCAGGTTCTGGGGAATCCTTGACAGATCACTCAATTTCCCTTGGGGAGTGTGGTATTCATTCTTAATGATAAGCCTTGGAATTCTGGTCGAAATTCGGACTGCTTGCGACTTTAAATGGTCTTGGGGACGTTCTTACGTTACTCTTTTCAGTATTTTGGCTCTAACTCTTTTCACATCTTATCATGCAGGCAAAATCCTGCCGGGAGGCAATTAA
- a CDS encoding serine/threonine protein kinase, producing the protein MDASGFALPPGSLLGNYKLLKALAQGGFGITYIAWDSQLRRNIVLKECFPLGLCSRDSDTGEIIPLPHTSRQAYRTAMDSLRKEAQTLASLNHERIVRVYDVFESHGSIFYVMPWLEGGSLRERMDEAASGKSTITPEQAAEWLLLLLGGLDYLHGKGIYHRDIKPGNILFDERGLPVLIDFGAALNKPEVTCTITQGEFSYAYASPEQITGKGAIGPWTDFYALAATWYELISGISVEPADRRLMRDDVAPLSGMALSQPWPRELLASIDRNLRLRPEERCQTAGQWKEWLQQGKPGGLRETGASGKSVSYAVTVAVIILVLAGVWLWQQSSQTDVPSSASHPSEQWAARTSQEFKDALYRKIRAYYKLDDYLGKAKEYERKVETVQRQCLKEMDELKQEMEKEILSLATYNDAMDYLDIIGKRHDALMKKWGATCDELNKGYLNEVILPLSNITDNVIATYPAETREEELLLPAMEDRIQKECNDALVAEFFWKLNDVISKDSTDQMSFLMNMAQKRAQELPVSQE; encoded by the coding sequence ATGGACGCCTCCGGATTCGCATTGCCTCCGGGATCTCTGCTGGGCAATTACAAGTTGCTCAAGGCGCTGGCCCAGGGAGGCTTCGGCATCACCTACATCGCCTGGGACAGCCAGCTCAGGCGCAACATTGTTCTCAAGGAATGTTTCCCCCTGGGGTTGTGCAGCCGGGATTCGGATACGGGAGAGATCATCCCGTTGCCTCATACGTCCCGGCAGGCTTACCGGACGGCTATGGATTCACTCCGCAAGGAAGCGCAAACGCTGGCTTCCCTGAACCATGAACGCATCGTCCGGGTCTACGACGTCTTCGAGTCCCATGGCAGCATCTTCTATGTGATGCCGTGGCTGGAAGGCGGTTCGCTACGGGAACGCATGGACGAAGCCGCTTCCGGGAAGAGCACTATAACCCCGGAGCAAGCCGCCGAGTGGCTTTTGCTCCTGCTGGGTGGCCTGGACTATCTGCATGGCAAGGGCATTTACCACCGCGACATCAAACCCGGCAACATCCTCTTTGACGAACGGGGGCTGCCGGTGCTGATCGACTTCGGGGCGGCGCTCAACAAGCCGGAAGTGACCTGTACGATTACTCAGGGAGAGTTCTCGTATGCCTATGCCTCCCCGGAACAAATCACCGGGAAAGGAGCAATCGGCCCATGGACGGATTTCTATGCGTTGGCCGCGACCTGGTACGAGTTGATCTCGGGAATTTCCGTCGAACCGGCCGACAGGAGGCTGATGCGGGATGATGTCGCCCCGCTCTCGGGCATGGCTCTTTCCCAGCCATGGCCCCGGGAACTGCTGGCATCCATTGACCGGAACCTGCGGCTCAGGCCTGAAGAGCGTTGCCAGACAGCCGGACAGTGGAAGGAATGGCTGCAACAGGGGAAACCCGGAGGATTACGGGAAACGGGAGCTTCCGGAAAATCCGTTTCCTACGCAGTCACTGTTGCCGTCATCATTCTTGTACTTGCCGGCGTATGGCTATGGCAACAATCGTCCCAGACTGACGTCCCTTCTTCTGCATCCCATCCGTCCGAACAATGGGCAGCCAGGACATCTCAGGAATTCAAGGACGCCCTGTACAGAAAAATCCGTGCCTACTACAAACTGGATGACTACCTTGGCAAGGCGAAGGAATACGAACGAAAAGTCGAGACAGTGCAACGCCAGTGCCTCAAGGAGATGGATGAATTGAAACAGGAGATGGAAAAGGAGATTCTGTCCCTTGCGACCTACAATGACGCCATGGATTACCTCGACATCATCGGGAAGAGACATGATGCATTGATGAAAAAATGGGGGGCAACCTGTGATGAACTGAATAAGGGGTATCTCAACGAAGTCATCTTGCCCCTGTCAAATATCACTGATAATGTCATTGCCACCTATCCGGCTGAAACCAGGGAGGAAGAACTATTGCTTCCTGCCATGGAAGACAGGATTCAGAAAGAATGCAATGATGCGCTAGTGGCAGAATTTTTCTGGAAATTGAATGATGTTATCAGTAAGGACTCCACGGATCAAATGAGCTTCCTGATGAACATGGCCCAGAAACGGGCACAGGAATTACCTGTTTCTCAAGAATGA
- a CDS encoding vWA domain-containing protein, protein MMSTSTTHSTKQEQLAAMRAFGNNTNARLPVLFLLDASSSMNGIVRGDHQQVLRQEYADGINWNIVTGDNLITRMDELNAGLQRFISDILADPLAKLAVDVAVMTFAQTVATVKEFGPIRESDAGLKISTSQENETLLGKAVELALAELDSRKRTYRKHGVEYYQPWLVVMTDGVPTSARHRELEGRLKVLTADRKLSVFVFGIGRADLSELSCISPGRPPMQINDQMFPELFAWLSRSARMVSMSMPGDGV, encoded by the coding sequence ATGATGTCCACATCAACAACACACTCAACCAAACAGGAACAGCTCGCCGCTATGCGCGCGTTCGGCAACAACACCAACGCCCGGCTTCCCGTTCTCTTCCTGCTGGATGCCAGCAGCAGTATGAACGGAATCGTCCGGGGCGACCATCAACAAGTCCTCCGTCAGGAGTACGCTGACGGAATCAACTGGAATATCGTCACGGGAGACAATCTCATCACCCGGATGGATGAACTTAATGCCGGCCTTCAAAGGTTCATCAGCGACATTCTGGCTGATCCTCTGGCAAAACTGGCCGTTGATGTAGCAGTGATGACTTTCGCCCAGACGGTAGCAACAGTAAAGGAGTTCGGTCCGATCCGGGAATCTGACGCAGGTCTGAAGATCTCCACGTCACAGGAGAATGAAACGCTCTTGGGTAAAGCCGTCGAATTGGCTCTAGCAGAACTCGACAGCCGTAAACGTACCTATCGGAAACACGGAGTGGAATACTACCAGCCCTGGCTCGTCGTGATGACGGACGGGGTTCCGACCAGCGCCCGGCACCGGGAGCTGGAGGGACGATTGAAGGTACTGACGGCTGACCGCAAGCTCAGTGTGTTCGTCTTCGGTATCGGTCGTGCCGATCTGTCGGAGCTTTCCTGCATCAGCCCGGGGCGCCCTCCCATGCAGATCAACGATCAGATGTTCCCGGAACTGTTCGCATGGCTGAGCCGTAGCGCCCGCATGGTCAGCATGTCCATGCCGGGTGACGGGGTATAG
- a CDS encoding DUF2974 domain-containing protein yields the protein MGIFAVFARLIKFFGSTAFTLLKLPYQIISKIFGPFVAFFLYIPMMLIVFGVFIKLFEQEVVDKSPWNSMTLFHTLPYKERQELIDMTEMASFVYLDTNAWGNDLIRLQDKGYFLLEKPNLNDGGLTYALMARANSSLNSPNPGNLEIENTVYILFRGSMTLADALDDGQMIFSDEKLEHMGRFTVALRVTRELLGKYPKHHFVLVGHSLGGATVQYVLRHISSSRLKGYTVNPIGLPGKIGIIPEKRLVDIVHEADIAQTIMLDSRLVGRGILVRGHFTRQSDDTWTPDFSLLSAASQHSVNKTLKNMIAQHTGTYAPPSNNQIAQPKPGGIKAPVKTNFREAFGDTL from the coding sequence ATGGGTATTTTTGCTGTATTTGCCCGATTAATCAAATTTTTCGGGTCAACCGCATTCACGCTCTTAAAACTGCCTTACCAGATCATATCAAAGATCTTCGGACCGTTTGTCGCATTTTTTCTGTACATTCCTATGATGTTGATCGTCTTTGGAGTTTTTATCAAACTTTTTGAACAGGAAGTGGTAGACAAATCTCCCTGGAACTCCATGACCCTCTTTCATACTCTTCCTTACAAGGAGCGGCAGGAATTGATCGATATGACGGAAATGGCTTCCTTTGTCTATCTGGATACGAATGCCTGGGGCAATGACTTAATTCGTCTGCAAGACAAGGGATATTTCCTTCTGGAAAAACCGAACCTGAACGATGGAGGGTTGACCTATGCCTTGATGGCTAGGGCGAATAGTTCTCTGAATTCCCCCAATCCCGGTAACCTTGAAATAGAGAATACGGTCTATATTCTCTTCAGAGGCAGCATGACTCTTGCCGACGCCCTTGACGATGGGCAAATGATTTTTTCTGATGAGAAGCTGGAACACATGGGGCGCTTTACTGTAGCCTTACGAGTTACTCGCGAACTTTTGGGAAAATACCCCAAACACCATTTTGTCCTTGTCGGGCATTCCCTGGGAGGAGCCACTGTTCAATATGTGCTAAGACACATATCTTCCTCCAGACTCAAAGGCTATACAGTCAATCCCATTGGCCTTCCCGGTAAAATCGGAATTATTCCTGAAAAACGCCTTGTGGATATCGTACATGAAGCTGATATCGCTCAAACCATTATGCTTGATTCTCGTCTTGTGGGGAGAGGCATCCTTGTTCGCGGCCATTTTACCCGACAATCTGACGACACATGGACTCCGGATTTTTCATTACTGAGTGCTGCTTCACAGCATTCTGTGAATAAGACATTGAAGAATATGATTGCCCAACATACAGGTACTTATGCCCCACCATCCAACAACCAGATTGCCCAACCAAAACCGGGAGGAATCAAGGCTCCTGTGAAAACAAATTTCAGAGAAGCGTTCGGCGATACTCTTTAA